The Chryseolinea soli nucleotide sequence CGAGCATGCTTTGAATGCGCTGCCGGCTGTCGACCGGTCGTCGTTCCGCCAGGGTCGAGCGCTTCAACAGATCGATGAATGCCTCTGCGGTGAGCTTGATGTTGCTGCGGTAGGTGATCTCCGGTTGTGACATGATATTCTTTGATCTTCTTTTTTTGATGTCGTCTTACTTTTCAATCTTCAACACGATCTTCCCAAACTGATGGCCCGCTTCCATGTAGCGCATCGCTTCTTCGGTTTGCTCCAAGGGGAAGGTTTTGTCGATGATCGGTTTCATGCCGCGGCTTTCGAGAAAGTCGAGCATGGAAAGAAATTCGTCGCGGGTGCCCATGGTGGTGCCGTGAATGGAAATTTGTTTCCAGTAAAGTTGTCGCGTGGCAATCTCCGAGATGTTGCCGCCGGTGCGGCCGTAGTTCACGATGCGGCCACCGGGCAAGGCCAGCGTGATGTATTTTGAAAATTGATCGCCACCGGCGCCATCGATGATGATGTCAAATCCACCACCGCTTTCTTTCAATGCTTTCTCTGCCCAGTCCGGGTCTTTGTAGTTAAAACCTCCCAATGCGCCCAGCGCTTTTGCTTTTGCCAGCTTTTCTTCCGAGCTGGAGGTCACGTACACACGCCCTTGGTAAGCCACGGCAAATTGCAGCAACCAAAGTGCAGCGCCTCCGCCGATACCGGTGATCAACACTTTCTCTTTGCTGCGCAACCGGGCCTTCGAAAATAAAGCGCGATAGGCCGTGAGCGCCGCCAATGGCACCGCCGCCGACTCGGCCATCGTGAGATGCTCGGGTCTTTCGAAGATGTATTTTTTTGAGATGACGATGTAGTCGCTAAACGTGCCGTTGTCGGGATAGCCCAGGATCTTAAATGAATTTCCCTGCACGATGGGATTGGTTCCCCACTCCAGGCTGGGGTTGATGATTACCTCCATGCCAATGAACAAGGGATCTACATCCTCTCCCACTTCTTCGATCACGCCGCTGCCATCGGAACCCAGAATGTTTCCATCCGGTGGCAAGCCGTCTTTCTCACGCCACACCCAAATGTCGAGGTGATTTAGCGCAGCGTATTTTAATCGTACCAGCACCTGGTCTTTTACAGGTCGGAATTTTTTGATGTTCTGCACCACCAGCGGGTGGTCTTTGCCTTTGAAGAAAACTGCTCTCATAGAAAAAAACGAAAATCGTACGGTAAGCCCACACGTTTTGTGGACGGCGATCGGTAAAGGCTATTGAAAGTCCTCCCCCAGCGGAAATGCCGGGGGAGGGTGATGTAGAGGGTTATCGCGCCGCGGGGATGATGTAGTTCCAGCCGTGCACATCCGGCTCAAAACCCAGGCGAATGTTGTTTAGTTTTTCCTTGGCGCGTTGCTGGAACGAGTTGGACGTTACCGTAGGTACCGTGTAGTCGACACCGTGAATGTTGATGGCCGCAATGGGCGACACAACGGCTGCGGTACCCGCTCCAAAGGCTTCCGTGAGCGTGCCCTTCTTGAAGGCTTCTTCGATCTCGGCTACACTCACGCGGCGTTCTTCCACCGTCATGCCCAGCGACGGCGCGAGCTTGATGATGGTGTCGCGCGTCACACCGTCCAGCAAGGCCGTGGTGAGCTTGGGGGTGATCACTTTTCCGTCGATCACGAACATCACGTTCATCACGCCGGCTTCGTCGATGTATTTATGTTCTTTTGCGTCGGTCCACAATACCTGGTCAAAACCTTCCTGGCGGGCCACTTGCGTGGGATAGAAGGCGCCGCCATAGTTGCCGGCGCATTTTGCAAAGCCGGTTCCACCTTCTGCGGCGCGCACAAAAGTTTCTTCCACTTTCAACCGTGTGGGTTTGCTGAAGTAAGCACCGGCGGGGCTGGTCAATACAAAAAATTTGAAATGGTCGGCGATCTTCACACCGAGCCGCGGCTCGTAGGCGAACACCACGGGGCGGATGTAGAGCGACGCGCCTTCGCTGGTAGGGATCCAACTTTCGTCGGTTTCCACGATGGCGTGCAGGCTTTGGATGAACAGTTCTTCCGGGATCTCGGGCATGCACATGCGTGCCAGGGACTTATTGAGACGCTCGCTGTGTTTTTGCGGACGGAAAATACAGATGTCGCCGTTTTTATTGCGGAAGGCTTTCATGCCTTCAAAGACGGACTGGCCATAGTGCAGGGAAAGCATGGCCGGTGACATCATAATATCACCGAAAGGTAGAATCGAAGGCTCCTGCCATTTGCCGTTCACATAGTCAACCATGAGCATGTGATCGGAAATGTATTTCCCGAACTCCAGGTTGTTAAAATCAACTTCACTGATTCTCGATTTGGCAATGCGCTTCGTGGCAATGGCTGGGATGGATGTCGTGGTCATAGCAAATGGTATTAAGGAGTGAATTTCATCATTATTTTTACATAATTCCGTTCTCGGTCAATATTTTATCGGTTTCTGCCCCGGAATGCGGGTTTTTTAAAGAAATCGCTTTCCTCGCAAACGTCTTCTGCCTTATGCCGGTTGGGCTTTTTTTAGCTTTTCCGACACTTTTTCCAGCACCTCAAAAGCCAGGTCCATGTCGGCCAATTCCGTCAGCCAATTGGAGACTGCCGCTCTGATCGCCCAGGTCCCGTGCAACTGGGTGGGCGTGAAGAACACGCGTCCATCATCGCGCACGGCCTCCAGGAATTTGCGGATGGTTTCGGCTGAGAGGTCGTCTTGCTTCAGGGTGAAACAAACCACGTTCATGCGCACCGGCGCCAGCAACACAAAATCTTCCGAAGCTTTCAAAAGCTCTCCAAAATGATGGGCCGCCGCGCAGTTCCGCTCCACGATTTCGCGGTAGCCTTCTTTGCCATAGGCCATCAACGAGAACCACGATGGTAACGCGCGGAAGCGGCGCGAATTTTCGGGCGTGTAATGAAAAAAATCCGGGCTTTGCTCGGGATCGCCCAGGTAGGCGGCGCTGTTTTGAAAAACGCTAAGCTGTAAACCTTTGTGCCGCGTAAATTGCATCGCCGCATCGTAGGGCACGTTCAGCCATTTGTGTGCATCGATGGTAATGCTGTCGGCGGCGTTGATGCCCTCTAACAGATGCGCGTACTTTTCCGAGCATGCCGCAAATCCACCAAAGGCAGCGTCAACATGCAACCAGAAGTTGTATTTCTTTTTCAGCTTGGCCACCGCGACGAGATCATCAAAGTCCACCGTGTTCACCGTGCCGGCATTGGCCACCACAATGACGGGGCCGGCCTGCTGGATCAATTGTTTTTCCAGGGCGGCGATGTCTACGGCTTCGCGCTCGGGAAGGGTGGCGATGCGTATCACCGACTTTCTTCCCACACCAAGCATCGACAAGGATTTAAATATACTGGCGTGTGGCGTTCCGCTGAGCACCGTCACCGGTTCGGCGCCGGTCAGACCGTCATGGCTAAAATCTTTGCCTTGTTGTAGTCCTACCCATTGCCGGGCGAGTGCCAGGTTCGTGAAGTTCGAGATCGTGGCGCCCGTCACGAACGAACCGAAATAGACTTCGTCAAGACCAAACAGTTGCTTGAAAAAATGGATGGTCTGGCGCTCCAACTGCGGGGCGATGGAATCGTTGCTGCCGCAGGCGTTCTGGTCGTAGGCGCTCACCAGCCAATCGCCGGCCACGGAGGCGGGTGTGGAGCCGCCGGTCACAAAACCAAAGTATCGCGGCCCGGCGCTGTTCGCGATCTGACCGGCAAAGTTTTTCGCGAAATGATCCAATGTCGCCATGGCACCGATACCTTTTTCCGGAAGGGTTTCCATCGCGATGTTGGCAACGAATCTTCCCGGTGCCAGCGTGTCTTGTTGACGGAAATATTCTCCCGCCACCTTTTGAGTTTGGCTGAGTAGTTCCTGCAGGTTCTCGCGGTCTTTTTTTAGTAAAGGGTGCATGGCTATTTTTTTAGGGTAGAAATAATTTCAGAGATGCGCACCAGGTGATGGTCGTCGTGTTCGGCATCGAAGAAGGCCAGGTCCACGGGGGTCATGGTCACTTTGAGCCGGGGATGAACGGAGGTTCTACTCAGTTCATCATCTGCCAGCAACCGGTAGCGCGCGATATTCATTTTCCGGCGTTCGTAAAAAAAATCGATGACCTTTTGCACCGGCCATGCATTATAATCCTGCTTCAATCCAAATACGGCCGGCGACATCACGGGCAGTTGATTCACAATTTCATCGATGCGTTTCAATGCTACTTCATCTACCTCGCCCAGGTGCGCGATGTTTTCCTTCACCGACCACTTCATGTCCAGTTTGTTGGAAAGGATCTCATCCGGGAGGCCTTTCGTTTTCATTTCCATCCGCGCCACGGTACCTTCCAGCCGGTCGAGTTGAAAAGGAAGCAGTCCCCCGGCCAGGCCAAAGGGAAATGTGCGCGTGAGCCATTCTGATTTTTTCATGATGAAATTCATTTACGGGAGAGAAATACTTTTGAATGACGCGCCTGTAAAATTCAGGCGATCGTGTTTTCCACCACCAGTGCCTGGGGGATATGATGCACCGGGAAGTTTACCGAGCGCGCAATAAAGCACATACTGTGGGCTTCTTCATGCAGCGCGTTGGCTTTGTCGATCATGGATTTTTCCTTTACGGTCACCGTGGGCCGCAGCGTTACTTCTATGAATTGTCCACTGCCATTTTCATTTTCCGTCATGGTGCCCGCCGCGTTATCGGTATATTCCATCACCACCACACCATTCACAGCACACAAATGCAAGTACCACAGCATATGACAGCTCGACAACGAAGCCACCAACAATTCCTCCGGGTTATAGCGCGTCTTGTCGCCTCTGAACTTCGGGTCCGACGATGCGGGAATCTCCGGTTTGCCCGCGACGGCCAGGAGGTGGCTGCGCTCATAGGCCTTGTACTCGGAGGTGCCCGTGCCTTTGTTGCCCGTCCAGTGAAGGGTTGTTTTGTAGTGGTGGGTGGTCATGCAGTCAGGTTAGTTTCTTTTTGTAGAGTAGATCGGTTTGCAAATCGGTTCCCAGTAAAAACGGATGCGCGCTGAATTTTTCAAAACCCCATTTTTCATAAAAAGCAATCGCGCGCGGGTTGAATTCCCACACACCCAGCCAGAGGGTATCGTAGCCTTTTTCTTTTGCCAGATCGATGCAGGCTTGCATCAGGGTTTTGCCCACACTCTTTCCGAGGAAGTCGCGATCGGAGTAGATGCGCTCCAGTTCGATGCTCACCGTGTCGGGGGGTGCGTCGGGGTTGAGTTGTGTCCGCAGCTTCGCATAGCCGGCCACCGTATCGCCGGCGTGAGCGATCAGAAAGATAGCATGAGGATCTTCAAGTTCCTGTCTGAGTTGTTCGGTCGTAAAATTTTTGTCGACATACTGCTTCACGTCGGCTTCGTTGTTCGTGGGTGCAAACGTTTCGTAGAAGGTCTTCCATCCCAGTTCTGCTAAAAGGGTGGCATCGCCCAGATGGGCGTTTCGGATCGTGACGGCAGCGTTCATGATTTTTTCCATCGAATTTACGGTTCAGGATTCTTCGGTCAACAACAGTTGCATTTTTATGTTGCTTCGTTTGTACGGACCATCCACAGGGATCTCTTCAAAACCCAGTTTCCGGTAAAGTTCAATCGCCGCGGTGAGGATCGTATTGGAATACAAGATGATCTTTCGCGCACCCAGTGAGCGCGCCCTTTCGCGGGCCGCTTCGGCCAACGCTCTGCCCAAACCCAAACCCCTGTGGTTGGTGTCCACCGCCATTTTCGTAAACTCATACACTCCGGACTCGACAAATTTCAACGCCGCTGTTCCCACCACCTGGCCTTCGTATACCGCCATGAGGATCTCGCCTCCCTTGCCCAGGATGTGCAGGTCGGGATGTTGCAACACGGCTTCGTCGATGGGCTCCATCCAAAAATATTTTTCGATCCATTCGCGGTTCAGCGCTTCAAAAGCGGGCTGGTGTTCCGGCCGGTAGGTTTCGATGGCAAGCGTTACATTCTCCATGGGTTGCGTGTTTGTTGATAGTCCAAAAAACTTCCGTCTACAATAAACAACTTCACGCCTTCGCGCGACGAAGACCGGTGCAGGCTCACGTTGTCGGACACCTGATAGCTCATGCCGGCCGACAACCGGAACGTGCGTCCATCCGAAAGCTCGGATTCCATTTCGCCTTCCAGGCAAAACAGGATGTGTCCTGTCTTGCACCAATGGTCGGCTTTGTAGTTTTTAGAATACTCCACCAGTCGCACGCGAAACGTTCCAAATTGCAACGTCCGCCACAAGGCCACGCCCGACTCGCCACGGTGTTCGGTTGTGGGCACGGCGTCCCACTGTGTGGTATGAAATAATATCGGATTCATTTTTCTTTAGCGGGTGAATTGGGCTTTCCAAAGATCGCGAAGCTGGTACCCCTTGTTCACGATGTAGATGCCTGCCACCGTGATCAGAATGGCCATACCGATCTTGACGTTCAACTTCTCATCCAAAAACAACCAGCCGAGCAACACCGCCACCACGGGGTTGACATACGCATAGAGCGACACGATGGTCATGGGCAGGTTGCGCAGGGCGTAGGAGAAACAGGCATAGGCCACGATCGATCCGAAAATGATCAGATAGATGAGCGAATACACCGCCTCGGTCGACCACGATATCGTGCTCAGATCGTCAAACAAAAGTGAAGCAGGCACGAGCCACAGACCACCAAAGAGCATCTGCAGGGCAGCGTTGAGAAAGAGGTTGCCCACGGTGCCGCGCTTCTTCAGCCACACGGCGCCACCGGCCCAACTCACCACGGCCACGAAGATGGCAAAGATGCCGATCTGGTATTCAAGTCGCGAGAACTCTTGCACATGTTCTCCAAAGATCATGACAATGCCCACCAGGCCTACGAGCACGCCCAGAATGATCGGCACCGTTGGTTTCTCTTCGCGGTTAATAGTAAGGTTGATCAGGATCACCATCACGGGCATGAGCGAGCAGAGAATTGCCGCCACACCGCTGGGGATGAGCACTTCTGCCCACGCCACCAAGCCGTTGCCCAGCGAGATCATGAAGAATCCGGCCACGGCCTGGCGCTTCAACTGTTCGAGCGACGGCCAGCTTTCCTTCATCACAAAAAGCATAAATCCTCCCAGCAGGAGGCCGGCCGAGATCTGGCGCAGCACTACAAACAGGAAGGCCGGAAAATGAACAACCGCCACGCGCAACGCCAGGTAGGTCGTTCCCCAGATGATGCAGATAGCACCCAGTGCGATGTAAGCCAGTAGATCTTTTTTCAAGCAATGATCGGGTTAAAAAGGTGAATGAGGTTGGGTGTTGAATACGGGTTTACGCCGCATTCAAAACTTCCTATAAATACGCAAAAAAAACAGTTTCAGTTTCGAGAATTTTGACCAGATCAGTTTATCAATGATGTTTTAGGAAGGAGCCCTTCATTTATAAACGATCTCTCCCCCTTGCCGGATGAATTTTATGGTCTTGGGCAGATCATATGTACCTTCTTCCTGGATGTCATCAATCATTTCTACGTAGGAAAATCCGGGGTAAGATGCTGGGTTCTCCGTGAAGTCCTCCATGAGATCGCTGTCGGCCAAGTTCGGCTTCAAGATTCCGTTCTTATCCCTGACACCACCGTGCGAATGAAAAAGATACTCAACCGTTGCCCGGCCCGCGATCTCAAACCAATGACCACCTTCTATCATTGTTTTGGCGCTTAAATCGCCACCCACTTTTAGGGCACAGTCTCCGAGCGAATCTCCCAACACAATATTGTTGACGTTCAGATGGCCCGTGATGAAAATACTTGATAATGTGATGAAGTTCTGACAGGCCACGTTTCCTAAAACGATGAGCAGCGAAGTGTCCACCTTCACACCATCCTGGATGAGCCCGGCAACGGCTAAATCTCCGTCGACAATGACAACGTCTTTCCCGACATTCAAATCCGTTAATTCCGTATCGCCCGTGTAGACGATTATTTTCCCGGCAACATCGTGAAACGCTTTTAGCTCTTTAATGATCTCATCGCGAAATACAGGCGCTTTTGAGGTCACCCATGCGATCGCCTCGCTCGCGGTAAACGCTTTCATCATAGCCTCTTTCATTTTTGTTTAAAATCTGCTGACTGAATTTATGAAGATCAGATGAACTACAACCAGCCCGACTCGGCGAGTCATGGTTTGCATGCATCACACGTTGTCTGGGTGAATCACTTCGGACCAGGTCTTGCCGTCGAAGGTCAGGATGTTGGCGGAGCCGATGGCCCACAGCATGCCGTCCTTCGCATGCAGCCGGTGCACGGTGAAGGGCTTGCCCAGGCCGGGGTCGACGCGCTGGATCGAGCCGTTCACGATGCGCGCCAGCACATTGTTGCCGGCCAGATAGATCTGGCCATTGAACTCCTCAATACTGTACCAGTTGTCGACAAAGGCGGGGTCGCTCAAGCGCTCCCAGTGGTTGAATCGCCCGTGTAGCACGACGCCGTCGTTGCCGCAGATCCAAACGTTGTCGGGCCCGAGGCAGCGAACAGCGCCTAGGTGTGCCGTTGTATGTCCGTCGTCCCGGTGCCAGGTCTTGCCATCGTGCAGATAGATCTCCCCTTTCCAGCCGACGGCGTAAACGTGCTGCTGGTCGGTGCCATCGATGTCGAAGAACCCGGTGCCCGTGTCGCGCGTCAGGATATCATCCGCGATCGAGGTCCAACCTGTCGCCGTCTGCTTGTAGACCTGTCGTCCATAGCCGCAGACGTACAACTCGCCGCCGATGTTCTTGATTGCCTCGACATAACCGTAGGGTTTGCTGACCTCGAGCCCTGCGCCCGGGATCTGGTCGATGTTCGGCGCACCGCCGGCGATCTCGGCAACCTGGCCGTTTTTGCCGAGCACCCACCATGCACGGTAGTTGCGCGCAGGGTCGCTCTTGACGGTGATCGACTTGCACTGAAACTTCAAGTCCAGGCTGCCCCATTGACCGCCGGCGTAGCTGAACAGCCGACAGAAAGGCGCCCTGGCATCCATCATGTCGGGGAAGGTGAGCAAGCCCAGCGCGCCCCGGCGCGATGAGTAGCCGGTGAGGAAAGTGACTGCGGGTGATGTCATGGTTCGATCTTATCTTCTCAGCAATTCCATTTTTTTGCAAACTATCCAAAACAACGTTGGTCCCCTCCCTTTTTCTCCGTGAATGGCAACGCGCTGTTCGATCCGCATTTCGACCAACCCAGTATTTGTTCTGCACAACGGCCAGGTTCATCATCGAGTGGCCGTTGTCGTGTGGTTTATGCCATCCTGTTCTTGGGAGTTCTAAAAATCCAACGCCTTTCTTTACAACTTGTATGGCAATCTCAAAAATGAGACTTTAAGCCGACATAAGAAACATTGAACAGTACAAATGATCTATAGGTTATAATACTAATCCAGAAACCGGGCCGACAATTTCCTCACCAAATTTTCTATCTTTATAAAGGAAGCGTATCATCGCCCAGCAAAGTATGCGCTATAACCTCTCCGTTTCCGCAGCACGATCTGCCTTCTTTGTTGTTGCCTGTCTAACCACTGCAGCCTTTGGCCAGCCCCCGGCCACGCTGCGACTGAAACCCGGTGAGAACATCCGCACCACTTCCTGGCGCGACAGTGTATATCGATTTTCCTCGTACCAGGAAGGTCAGGTGATCTTCATTTCGGGACCTTCACCAAAATATAAGATGAACTACAACGTGCTGTCCGGCGACATGGAATTCATCAGTCCGAAGGGCGACACCATGGTGTTGAAGAAAACGCCGGAGGTAAAACTGGTCATGGTTGGAGGGCACGTATTTTTTTTGGAGCCTGCTCAGGGGTATATCGAAATACTGATTCAGCAACAACTGGCATTGGGCGTGCAAAAAGAATTTGTGATCGCCCGCAAGGATGTTGAAGTGAGCAATGGATACAGCACGTCATCCAATAATACCGGGGCCGTTGTTGCCTATCGCGGCAACTCGCGGTCCGTCACCAGCAATGCCGACTTGTTGGTACGAATCAACAACACCTATTTTTTTATCGATCAAAAGAACGAAGCGCATCCCGCCACCAAAGCCTCGCTGATGAAATTGTTTCCTGACGATCGCGATAAGCTGAAAACCTATCTGAAGGAACAACATACGGATTTCAAACAGAAAGATGACCTGGCGAGGTTGTTGGCTTTTTGCAATGGACTGGCACCGGGGAAGTAGCAACAGAAAGTCAGTCGGACATTGTGGCTTCATTTCATTTCGCGATGAATCTCAAATTTGAAAATAAACGACAGTTGATACTGGTCCGCGACCCGGTGATATCCATAGCGTTGAGGGGCTTCCTGAAGGAACCCCATAAAAAAATAACAGGCT carries:
- a CDS encoding zinc-binding dehydrogenase; translation: MRAVFFKGKDHPLVVQNIKKFRPVKDQVLVRLKYAALNHLDIWVWREKDGLPPDGNILGSDGSGVIEEVGEDVDPLFIGMEVIINPSLEWGTNPIVQGNSFKILGYPDNGTFSDYIVISKKYIFERPEHLTMAESAAVPLAALTAYRALFSKARLRSKEKVLITGIGGGAALWLLQFAVAYQGRVYVTSSSEEKLAKAKALGALGGFNYKDPDWAEKALKESGGGFDIIIDGAGGDQFSKYITLALPGGRIVNYGRTGGNISEIATRQLYWKQISIHGTTMGTRDEFLSMLDFLESRGMKPIIDKTFPLEQTEEAMRYMEAGHQFGKIVLKIEK
- a CDS encoding branched-chain amino acid aminotransferase, with the translated sequence MTTTSIPAIATKRIAKSRISEVDFNNLEFGKYISDHMLMVDYVNGKWQEPSILPFGDIMMSPAMLSLHYGQSVFEGMKAFRNKNGDICIFRPQKHSERLNKSLARMCMPEIPEELFIQSLHAIVETDESWIPTSEGASLYIRPVVFAYEPRLGVKIADHFKFFVLTSPAGAYFSKPTRLKVEETFVRAAEGGTGFAKCAGNYGGAFYPTQVARQEGFDQVLWTDAKEHKYIDEAGVMNVMFVIDGKVITPKLTTALLDGVTRDTIIKLAPSLGMTVEERRVSVAEIEEAFKKGTLTEAFGAGTAAVVSPIAAINIHGVDYTVPTVTSNSFQQRAKEKLNNIRLGFEPDVHGWNYIIPAAR
- a CDS encoding pyridoxal phosphate-dependent decarboxylase family protein, whose translation is MHPLLKKDRENLQELLSQTQKVAGEYFRQQDTLAPGRFVANIAMETLPEKGIGAMATLDHFAKNFAGQIANSAGPRYFGFVTGGSTPASVAGDWLVSAYDQNACGSNDSIAPQLERQTIHFFKQLFGLDEVYFGSFVTGATISNFTNLALARQWVGLQQGKDFSHDGLTGAEPVTVLSGTPHASIFKSLSMLGVGRKSVIRIATLPEREAVDIAALEKQLIQQAGPVIVVANAGTVNTVDFDDLVAVAKLKKKYNFWLHVDAAFGGFAACSEKYAHLLEGINAADSITIDAHKWLNVPYDAAMQFTRHKGLQLSVFQNSAAYLGDPEQSPDFFHYTPENSRRFRALPSWFSLMAYGKEGYREIVERNCAAAHHFGELLKASEDFVLLAPVRMNVVCFTLKQDDLSAETIRKFLEAVRDDGRVFFTPTQLHGTWAIRAAVSNWLTELADMDLAFEVLEKVSEKLKKAQPA
- a CDS encoding DinB family protein; this translates as MKKSEWLTRTFPFGLAGGLLPFQLDRLEGTVARMEMKTKGLPDEILSNKLDMKWSVKENIAHLGEVDEVALKRIDEIVNQLPVMSPAVFGLKQDYNAWPVQKVIDFFYERRKMNIARYRLLADDELSRTSVHPRLKVTMTPVDLAFFDAEHDDHHLVRISEIISTLKK
- a CDS encoding OsmC family protein; this encodes MTTHHYKTTLHWTGNKGTGTSEYKAYERSHLLAVAGKPEIPASSDPKFRGDKTRYNPEELLVASLSSCHMLWYLHLCAVNGVVVMEYTDNAAGTMTENENGSGQFIEVTLRPTVTVKEKSMIDKANALHEEAHSMCFIARSVNFPVHHIPQALVVENTIA
- a CDS encoding GNAT family N-acetyltransferase, which gives rise to MEKIMNAAVTIRNAHLGDATLLAELGWKTFYETFAPTNNEADVKQYVDKNFTTEQLRQELEDPHAIFLIAHAGDTVAGYAKLRTQLNPDAPPDTVSIELERIYSDRDFLGKSVGKTLMQACIDLAKEKGYDTLWLGVWEFNPRAIAFYEKWGFEKFSAHPFLLGTDLQTDLLYKKKLT
- a CDS encoding GNAT family N-acetyltransferase, yielding MENVTLAIETYRPEHQPAFEALNREWIEKYFWMEPIDEAVLQHPDLHILGKGGEILMAVYEGQVVGTAALKFVESGVYEFTKMAVDTNHRGLGLGRALAEAARERARSLGARKIILYSNTILTAAIELYRKLGFEEIPVDGPYKRSNIKMQLLLTEES
- a CDS encoding DHCW motif cupin fold protein, which codes for MNPILFHTTQWDAVPTTEHRGESGVALWRTLQFGTFRVRLVEYSKNYKADHWCKTGHILFCLEGEMESELSDGRTFRLSAGMSYQVSDNVSLHRSSSREGVKLFIVDGSFLDYQQTRNPWRM
- a CDS encoding EamA family transporter, producing MKKDLLAYIALGAICIIWGTTYLALRVAVVHFPAFLFVVLRQISAGLLLGGFMLFVMKESWPSLEQLKRQAVAGFFMISLGNGLVAWAEVLIPSGVAAILCSLMPVMVILINLTINREEKPTVPIILGVLVGLVGIVMIFGEHVQEFSRLEYQIGIFAIFVAVVSWAGGAVWLKKRGTVGNLFLNAALQMLFGGLWLVPASLLFDDLSTISWSTEAVYSLIYLIIFGSIVAYACFSYALRNLPMTIVSLYAYVNPVVAVLLGWLFLDEKLNVKIGMAILITVAGIYIVNKGYQLRDLWKAQFTR
- a CDS encoding WD40/YVTN/BNR-like repeat-containing protein; amino-acid sequence: MTSPAVTFLTGYSSRRGALGLLTFPDMMDARAPFCRLFSYAGGQWGSLDLKFQCKSITVKSDPARNYRAWWVLGKNGQVAEIAGGAPNIDQIPGAGLEVSKPYGYVEAIKNIGGELYVCGYGRQVYKQTATGWTSIADDILTRDTGTGFFDIDGTDQQHVYAVGWKGEIYLHDGKTWHRDDGHTTAHLGAVRCLGPDNVWICGNDGVVLHGRFNHWERLSDPAFVDNWYSIEEFNGQIYLAGNNVLARIVNGSIQRVDPGLGKPFTVHRLHAKDGMLWAIGSANILTFDGKTWSEVIHPDNV